In the Leptolyngbya sp. SIO1E4 genome, one interval contains:
- a CDS encoding diflavin flavoprotein, whose amino-acid sequence MILYSSNSQYQPIATPLPSRDVQVADIGQHTTVLRSRLWERLRFEVEYNRRQGTTANSYLIRGDRTALIDPPGESFTQIYLKELSPYLEQTPLDYIILGHVNPNRMATLAALVERVPEVTLVCSRPAAQALKTTFPHWDRRLQPVCPPQITLDLGQGHQLQVRTVPTPRWPDGLCTYDPATQILFSGKFFGAHVCSDALFDEDWRRLEVDRRHYFDCLHASQAKQVETALDLQMTKSAVKCFAPGHGPLVRSSLSRLHNDYRQWCQQQAHQTFRVVLLYASAYGSTAILADAIAQGLIQSGVFVESINCELTDPAELAQAIETSDGFIIGSPTLGGHAPVQIQTALGIVLSSAVKTKLAGVFGSYGWSGEALDLIEGKLRDNNYRFGFDTIRVRFSPNAATLEMCQQAGSQFAQQLRKQKKRQTPRQVFTETQADRTEQAVGRIVGSIGVITTRQGDHQSGMLTSWISQATFNPPGIMMAIASHHYAQRLIQPNAKFVVNILKEGRTVRRHFFYEPQPGNNPFAHVACRVASNGCLILEDALAYLECTVQSWMQCGDHWLISAVVNTGDVLELTGVTAIQHRTSGSQY is encoded by the coding sequence ATGATTCTTTATTCTTCCAATTCCCAATATCAGCCCATCGCAACACCGCTGCCTTCCCGCGATGTACAGGTGGCAGACATCGGACAGCACACCACTGTCCTAAGATCACGCCTGTGGGAACGGCTTCGATTTGAGGTGGAATACAACCGTCGCCAAGGAACAACTGCCAACTCCTATCTGATTCGAGGCGATCGCACCGCATTGATCGATCCCCCCGGTGAATCATTCACGCAAATTTATCTGAAAGAGCTGTCCCCTTATCTGGAGCAAACACCCCTCGATTACATCATTCTCGGGCATGTGAATCCCAACCGCATGGCAACCCTGGCAGCTTTAGTAGAGCGGGTTCCTGAGGTGACCCTGGTGTGTTCTCGTCCAGCAGCCCAAGCCCTCAAAACCACCTTTCCTCACTGGGACCGTCGGCTTCAACCCGTGTGTCCGCCTCAGATCACCTTAGATTTAGGGCAAGGTCATCAGCTGCAGGTGCGCACGGTGCCGACCCCTCGCTGGCCAGATGGGCTATGCACTTACGACCCCGCAACCCAAATTTTGTTTAGTGGCAAATTCTTTGGAGCCCACGTTTGTAGCGATGCCTTATTTGATGAAGACTGGCGACGTCTAGAAGTGGATCGGCGTCATTATTTTGACTGTCTGCATGCCTCACAGGCTAAACAGGTAGAAACTGCCTTGGATCTTCAAATGACTAAATCAGCGGTTAAATGCTTTGCGCCAGGTCATGGCCCTTTGGTGCGCTCTAGTCTCAGTCGCTTGCACAACGATTATCGCCAGTGGTGTCAGCAGCAGGCCCATCAAACCTTTCGGGTCGTCTTGCTCTATGCGTCAGCCTATGGCAGTACTGCCATCCTGGCAGATGCGATCGCACAAGGGTTAATTCAATCCGGTGTGTTTGTAGAATCTATTAACTGTGAATTGACAGATCCGGCTGAATTAGCCCAGGCCATTGAAACCAGCGATGGCTTTATTATTGGCTCACCCACCTTAGGCGGACATGCCCCAGTACAGATTCAAACTGCTTTGGGAATTGTGCTCTCATCTGCAGTCAAGACCAAATTAGCGGGTGTGTTTGGCTCCTATGGCTGGAGTGGTGAAGCCCTTGATCTCATTGAAGGAAAATTACGAGACAACAACTACCGCTTCGGGTTTGACACCATTCGCGTCCGCTTTAGCCCAAATGCAGCCACCCTAGAGATGTGTCAGCAGGCAGGCAGCCAGTTTGCGCAGCAGCTCAGAAAGCAAAAGAAACGACAAACTCCCCGTCAGGTTTTTACCGAAACCCAGGCTGATCGCACCGAACAAGCCGTTGGACGCATTGTGGGGTCAATTGGCGTGATCACCACCCGTCAAGGTGATCACCAAAGCGGTATGCTGACGTCCTGGATATCCCAAGCTACCTTTAACCCCCCCGGCATAATGATGGCGATCGCATCCCACCATTATGCGCAGCGGCTAATTCAACCCAATGCCAAGTTTGTTGTGAATATCCTGAAAGAGGGGCGCACAGTTCGCCGTCATTTCTTCTATGAGCCCCAGCCAGGGAATAACCCGTTTGCTCATGTCGCTTGTCGGGTGGCCTCAAACGGATGCCTGATTCTAGAAGATGCCTTAGCCTACTTGGAATGTACCGTGCAAAGCTGGATGCAGTGTGGTGATCACTGGCTGATTTCTGCGGTTGTTAACACGGGGGATGTGTTAGAGCTAACCGGTGTAACCGCCATTCAACACCGTACATCGGGTAGCCAATATTAA
- a CDS encoding nitrogenase — protein sequence MSSIIESPYTPDQIKVWFRGLLTVAWADGHFDEDEKDLITSMTQEELAPNLNFFDALEPVSSQELATALGEKGNTAENFLRMAVMVALADGVYSTEEDEKLHGFCTALGLEDQILESVRSTLYNLKDASEVTTHQPSEKEVDPLKPAREWLDQLDVKDPRLARFICKLVPSQCPFERDVVLFGRKIVHIPPMCKLNPLYEQLVGLRFRSLSYLADDCGEDVTPYL from the coding sequence ATGTCATCCATAATTGAGTCTCCCTATACACCCGACCAAATCAAGGTTTGGTTTCGCGGGTTGCTGACGGTTGCTTGGGCAGACGGACACTTTGACGAAGATGAAAAAGACCTGATTACCTCCATGACTCAGGAGGAACTCGCACCCAATCTGAATTTTTTTGATGCGTTGGAGCCTGTTTCTTCTCAAGAATTGGCAACCGCTCTGGGGGAAAAGGGCAATACCGCTGAGAACTTTTTACGGATGGCTGTCATGGTGGCCCTGGCGGATGGCGTCTATTCGACTGAGGAAGACGAGAAACTCCATGGGTTTTGTACAGCGCTAGGTCTTGAAGACCAGATTTTGGAGTCGGTGCGATCAACGCTGTACAACCTGAAAGACGCCAGCGAAGTCACCACACACCAGCCGTCTGAAAAGGAGGTAGATCCTCTGAAACCGGCAAGGGAATGGCTGGATCAGTTAGATGTCAAGGATCCTCGCTTGGCTCGCTTTATCTGCAAGTTAGTGCCTTCTCAGTGCCCGTTTGAGCGAGATGTTGTTCTGTTTGGGCGCAAGATTGTCCATATTCCTCCGATGTGTAAGTTGAACCCTCTATATGAGCAGCTTGTGGGGCTACGGTTCCGATCGCTGTCTTATTTAGCAGATGATTGTGGTGAGGATGTGACGCCTTATCTTTAA
- a CDS encoding YdcF family protein: protein MRGRRQHRRYWHFGLLLLLFPLVWVGQSRIKARLRSPQAILVLGGATEREHFAAEFARQNPTLDVWVSSGTNPEYAEWLFQEARIDGKRIHLDYRAVDTVTNFTTVVEDLKAEGIQSVYLVTSDYHMRRAAIIGQIVLGRHDIAFQPVPVPSENSYPEPLLHGLRDGARAVWWVFTGQTGSSLGQFLSKS, encoded by the coding sequence ATGCGAGGGCGGCGACAACACAGGCGGTACTGGCATTTTGGGTTGCTGCTGCTGCTGTTTCCCTTAGTCTGGGTGGGGCAAAGCCGGATAAAAGCCAGGCTGAGAAGCCCTCAAGCTATTTTGGTGTTGGGTGGGGCCACTGAGCGAGAGCACTTTGCAGCAGAATTTGCCCGTCAAAACCCCACTCTGGACGTTTGGGTTTCGTCAGGAACTAACCCTGAATATGCTGAGTGGCTCTTTCAGGAAGCGCGCATTGATGGAAAACGGATCCACTTGGACTATCGCGCAGTCGATACGGTAACCAATTTCACCACCGTTGTTGAGGATTTGAAAGCAGAGGGCATTCAAAGTGTGTACCTTGTGACCTCTGACTATCACATGCGTCGTGCTGCAATTATTGGGCAGATTGTATTGGGTCGACATGATATTGCCTTTCAGCCTGTCCCTGTGCCTTCCGAAAATTCTTACCCAGAACCTCTTCTACATGGTTTACGCGATGGCGCTAGGGCAGTCTGGTGGGTCTTCACAGGACAAACCGGATCCTCTCTGGGGCAATTTTTGAGCAAATCTTGA
- a CDS encoding ATP-dependent Clp protease ATP-binding subunit has translation MFERFTEKAIKVIMLAQEEARRLGHNFVGTEQILLGLIGEGTGVAAKVLKSMGVNLKDARIEVEKIIGRGSGFVAVEIPFTPRAKRVLELSLEEARQLGHNYIGTEHLLLGLIREGEGVAARVLENLGVDLSKVRTQVIRMLGETAEVSAGGGQGRTKTPTLDEFGANLTQMAGEGKLDPVVGRQTEIERVIQILGRRTKNNPVLIGEPGVGKTAIAEGLAQRISNGDIPDILEEKRVVTLDIGLLVAGTKYRGEFEERLKKIMDEIRSAGNVILVIDEVHTLIGAGAAEGAIDAANILKPALARGELQCIGATTLDEYRKHIERDAALERRFQPVMVGEPSVEETIEILHGLRDRYEQHHKLKIEDEALEAAAKLSDRYISDRYLPDKAIDLIDEAGSRVRLINSQLPPAAKELDKELRQLLKDKDNAVRSQDFDRAGELRDREMEIKAEIRSIAQNKKTESDNGDDSPSVTEEDIAQIVASWTGVPVNKLTESESEKLLHMEDTLHQRLVGQDEAVKAISRAIRRARVGLKNPNRPIASFVFSGPTGVGKTELAKSLAAYFFGSEDAMIRLDMSEFMERHTVSKLIGSPPGYVGYNEGGQLTEAVRRRPYTVVLFDEIEKAHPDVFNMLLQILEDGRLTDAKGRTVDFKNTLLIMTSNIGSKVIEKGGGGLGFDFEENQAESQYNRIRSLVNEELKQYFRPEFLNRLDEIIVFRQLTKDEVKQISDILLREVFGRLTEQGISLEVTERFKERLVEEGYNPSYGARPLRRAIMRLLEDTLAEEILSGRLKEGDLAVVDVDDAGKVMIQPSERRELLSQAVD, from the coding sequence ATGTTTGAACGCTTTACAGAAAAGGCCATTAAGGTCATTATGCTCGCCCAAGAAGAGGCCCGCCGCCTGGGTCATAACTTCGTGGGAACCGAGCAAATTCTCCTGGGTCTCATCGGAGAAGGTACGGGCGTTGCCGCTAAGGTTCTCAAATCAATGGGCGTCAATCTTAAAGATGCTCGCATTGAAGTTGAGAAAATTATCGGTCGCGGCTCAGGGTTTGTTGCCGTCGAGATCCCTTTTACCCCTCGTGCCAAGCGTGTGTTAGAGCTGTCTCTGGAAGAGGCTCGTCAGCTAGGACACAATTACATTGGGACCGAACATTTGTTGTTAGGGCTGATCCGTGAGGGAGAAGGCGTCGCTGCCCGTGTGCTGGAGAACTTGGGAGTCGATCTGTCTAAGGTGCGCACCCAAGTAATTCGGATGTTAGGCGAAACCGCTGAGGTGTCTGCAGGTGGGGGCCAAGGCCGCACTAAAACCCCAACTCTGGATGAATTTGGCGCTAACCTGACCCAGATGGCAGGGGAAGGGAAGCTCGATCCGGTGGTCGGGCGTCAGACTGAAATTGAGCGGGTCATCCAAATCCTAGGACGCCGCACTAAAAACAACCCGGTTCTCATTGGTGAACCCGGGGTGGGTAAAACAGCTATTGCTGAAGGGCTAGCGCAACGCATTTCCAATGGCGATATCCCAGACATCCTTGAAGAAAAGCGCGTTGTCACCTTAGATATTGGTCTGCTGGTGGCTGGCACCAAGTACCGAGGCGAGTTTGAAGAGCGCCTTAAAAAAATCATGGACGAGATTCGCTCAGCAGGCAATGTCATCCTGGTGATTGACGAAGTCCATACCTTAATTGGAGCCGGGGCAGCAGAAGGGGCAATCGACGCTGCCAATATTTTGAAACCGGCTTTAGCTCGGGGTGAACTCCAATGTATTGGGGCTACCACCCTAGATGAATATCGCAAACATATCGAGCGAGATGCGGCCCTAGAGCGTCGCTTCCAACCAGTAATGGTCGGCGAGCCCAGCGTTGAAGAAACTATCGAGATTCTTCACGGTTTGCGAGATCGCTACGAGCAGCACCATAAGCTCAAAATTGAAGATGAGGCTTTGGAAGCTGCAGCCAAGCTCTCTGACCGGTACATTTCAGATCGGTACTTGCCCGATAAGGCAATTGACCTGATTGACGAAGCAGGCTCTCGGGTGAGATTGATCAACTCTCAACTTCCGCCTGCTGCTAAGGAGTTAGATAAAGAGCTGCGCCAGCTACTTAAAGATAAGGACAACGCAGTACGCTCTCAAGACTTTGATCGAGCAGGGGAATTGCGCGATCGAGAAATGGAAATCAAAGCTGAGATTCGCAGCATTGCCCAGAACAAGAAAACCGAATCGGACAATGGAGACGACTCTCCTTCAGTTACCGAAGAAGACATCGCCCAAATTGTTGCTTCTTGGACAGGGGTTCCGGTCAATAAGCTTACTGAATCTGAGTCTGAGAAGCTGCTGCACATGGAAGATACCTTGCATCAGCGGCTAGTTGGACAAGATGAAGCCGTGAAAGCAATTTCGCGAGCTATTCGTCGAGCCCGAGTCGGTTTGAAGAATCCCAATCGTCCCATTGCCAGCTTCGTATTCTCTGGCCCGACTGGGGTTGGTAAGACGGAACTTGCAAAGTCTTTGGCAGCCTATTTCTTTGGCTCCGAAGATGCGATGATTCGCCTCGACATGTCCGAGTTTATGGAGCGTCACACCGTTTCCAAGCTGATTGGTTCGCCTCCTGGCTATGTCGGTTACAACGAAGGCGGTCAGCTTACCGAAGCAGTACGGCGGCGTCCATACACGGTGGTTCTCTTTGATGAGATTGAAAAAGCCCATCCGGATGTCTTCAACATGCTCCTTCAAATTCTGGAAGATGGCCGTCTGACAGATGCTAAAGGGCGCACCGTTGACTTTAAGAATACTCTCTTGATCATGACCTCCAACATTGGTTCCAAGGTCATTGAGAAAGGTGGGGGTGGTCTTGGCTTCGACTTTGAAGAAAACCAGGCTGAATCTCAGTACAATCGAATTCGTTCCTTGGTGAATGAAGAGCTGAAGCAATACTTCCGACCTGAATTCTTGAACCGACTAGATGAGATCATCGTCTTCCGTCAGCTGACCAAAGACGAGGTCAAGCAGATTTCCGATATCTTGCTGAGAGAAGTCTTTGGGCGTCTCACTGAGCAAGGGATTTCTCTGGAAGTGACAGAACGGTTCAAAGAGCGGCTTGTGGAAGAAGGATACAATCCGAGCTACGGTGCACGGCCCTTACGTCGAGCCATTATGCGCCTTCTGGAAGATACGCTGGCGGAAGAAATCCTATCTGGACGGCTTAAGGAGGGTGACCTCGCCGTTGTGGATGTTGACGACGCTGGCAAGGTCATGATCCAGCCGAGTGAACGACGTGAGTTGTTATCTCAAGCGGTTGATTAG
- the rimI gene encoding ribosomal protein S18-alanine N-acetyltransferase — protein sequence MTSLDCRRLTPLDLPMVLALDQACFGGLWSQAGYQRELDSPNSDLLVLTVDAPSQSTGKIVGVGCLWAILEEAHITLLGVAPAYRRQGLGQWLLIHLLRSACDRKLTHATLEVRKSNKQARSLYEKFGFQVAGERRRYYPDNEDALILWKSGLQTSIFEATLQVWTREFASKLQLQGWQLPATHRSSLRSLELAPNEPFR from the coding sequence ATGACTTCCTTAGATTGTCGCCGCCTGACTCCACTCGACTTGCCGATGGTTTTAGCGTTAGACCAAGCCTGTTTCGGTGGATTGTGGAGTCAGGCGGGCTATCAGCGAGAACTGGATAGCCCCAATAGTGACTTACTAGTGCTTACAGTCGATGCACCTTCCCAGAGCACTGGCAAGATCGTCGGCGTGGGGTGCCTGTGGGCAATTTTGGAGGAAGCTCATATTACCTTACTGGGAGTTGCCCCTGCCTATCGCAGACAGGGACTCGGGCAATGGTTATTGATCCATCTACTGCGATCAGCCTGCGATCGCAAACTCACCCATGCCACCCTGGAAGTCCGCAAGTCTAACAAACAGGCGCGATCGCTCTATGAAAAGTTTGGGTTTCAGGTCGCAGGTGAACGGCGGCGATACTATCCTGACAACGAGGATGCGCTAATTCTTTGGAAAAGCGGACTCCAAACCAGTATTTTTGAAGCCACGCTACAGGTTTGGACAAGGGAATTTGCCTCTAAACTACAGCTGCAGGGCTGGCAACTTCCAGCAACTCACCGCTCCTCTCTAAGGTCATTAGAGTTAGCCCCTAATGAGCCCTTTCGTTAG
- the lysA gene encoding diaminopimelate decarboxylase, whose product MVSTVESPQTSLNYLPTAVPSTGEHSPSPNQALLPLTAEVSQDDHLVIGGCDVNQLVQQFGSPLYILDETTLRTTCQQYRDAMKRHYPGESLVLYASKAWSCLAICAIVNSEGLGVDVVSGGELFTAIKAGVSAEHLYFHGNNKSAAELQFGIETGCRIVVDNWYELKLLTQLLDSATAAVPILLRITPGIECHTHEYIRTGHLDSKFGFDPDQIEAVFQYVSKHPQLRCIGLHAHIGSQIFELQPHADLPAVMVQWIQRAAEYQLPITELDIGGGLGICYTEADDPPSIENWVKTVAVAVTKACADQGITLPRLLCEPGRSLVGSACVTAYTIGSQKIVPDIRTYVAVDGGMSDNPRPITYQSVYRALVANRMSAPLTEKTTLAGKHCESGDVVIQEAWLPALEAEDIVVVPGTGAYNYSMASNYNRVPRPAAVLVSDGEAHLIIQRETLQDLIRQDYLPTALVPDASVDA is encoded by the coding sequence ATGGTTTCCACAGTTGAATCCCCCCAAACAAGTCTGAATTATTTGCCAACCGCCGTACCCTCTACCGGAGAGCACAGCCCTTCTCCCAACCAAGCCCTACTGCCCTTGACGGCTGAAGTGTCTCAAGATGATCATCTGGTGATTGGTGGGTGTGATGTCAATCAGCTTGTTCAACAATTTGGGTCTCCCCTTTATATCCTAGACGAGACGACTTTAAGGACGACCTGTCAGCAGTATCGAGACGCCATGAAGCGCCATTATCCGGGCGAGTCTTTGGTGCTCTATGCGTCTAAGGCGTGGAGTTGCTTGGCCATTTGTGCCATTGTTAATAGTGAAGGTCTAGGCGTCGATGTCGTCTCTGGTGGAGAACTCTTCACTGCTATTAAGGCAGGGGTATCCGCTGAACATCTCTATTTTCATGGCAACAATAAATCAGCAGCCGAGCTACAGTTCGGAATCGAAACCGGCTGCCGCATTGTGGTTGATAACTGGTACGAGCTGAAGCTGCTGACGCAGTTGCTAGACAGTGCAACTGCAGCTGTCCCTATTCTGCTGCGCATCACACCTGGTATTGAGTGCCATACCCATGAATACATTCGCACCGGGCATTTAGATAGTAAGTTCGGGTTTGATCCAGATCAGATAGAGGCGGTTTTTCAGTATGTTAGCAAGCACCCTCAGCTTCGGTGCATCGGTCTTCATGCCCACATTGGGTCTCAAATTTTTGAACTACAGCCCCACGCAGATTTGCCCGCAGTGATGGTGCAGTGGATTCAGCGAGCAGCTGAATATCAGTTACCCATTACTGAATTAGATATCGGCGGGGGGTTAGGAATTTGCTATACAGAAGCGGATGATCCTCCAAGTATTGAAAATTGGGTTAAAACGGTAGCTGTAGCCGTGACAAAAGCCTGTGCTGATCAGGGGATTACATTGCCTCGTTTATTGTGTGAGCCGGGGCGATCGCTGGTGGGGTCTGCTTGCGTGACTGCTTATACCATTGGCAGCCAAAAAATAGTTCCGGATATCCGCACTTATGTTGCGGTAGATGGAGGTATGTCAGATAATCCTCGCCCCATTACCTATCAATCAGTTTATCGAGCCCTGGTGGCCAATCGTATGTCGGCTCCACTGACTGAGAAGACCACGTTAGCAGGTAAACACTGTGAATCTGGGGATGTGGTAATTCAAGAAGCTTGGCTACCTGCCCTAGAGGCAGAAGATATTGTCGTCGTTCCGGGAACCGGTGCCTACAATTACAGCATGGCTTCAAACTATAACAGGGTGCCAAGACCAGCCGCAGTTCTAGTGAGTGATGGAGAGGCCCATCTCATTATTCAGCGGGAAACGTTACAAGATCTAATTCGTCAGGATTACTTACCAACAGCGCTCGTGCCAGATGCTTCTGTTGATGCATGA
- a CDS encoding TIGR00159 family protein, whose product MGQFWEQGQIILEFLRGWPLRLLDGVLVVLLVYTILVLIGERRTLWMVRGFIILLLAATISHNIGLALLGFVLDKLVIGAAVAMAFILQGEFRRLLEQIGRGRLGQLLVIADGEPAAQSDNFIDELVDAVKELSQNRTGALIMVETDQPIDERDFSVPGVRLNAEISRELLQTIFQTSTLLHDGAVLIRGSRVIAAGVILPISERLASRQLGTRHRAAMGITERVENCLCIVVSEETGSISLAERGKLNRPLTSSKLRELLATRLSLSVDGDSMTPQLRSLSKRLRSQGRSLLQHVLRLPSSASRGKK is encoded by the coding sequence ATGGGTCAATTCTGGGAGCAAGGGCAGATAATCCTCGAGTTTTTGAGAGGATGGCCATTGCGACTCCTAGATGGAGTGTTGGTTGTGCTGTTGGTGTATACCATCCTGGTATTGATCGGTGAGCGCCGAACCCTGTGGATGGTGCGGGGATTTATCATTCTGCTATTGGCGGCTACCATCAGCCACAACATCGGTCTGGCTCTGTTAGGCTTTGTCCTCGATAAATTGGTGATTGGGGCTGCCGTTGCCATGGCGTTCATTTTGCAGGGAGAGTTTCGACGCTTGCTAGAGCAGATTGGCCGGGGGCGGTTGGGGCAACTGCTGGTCATTGCTGATGGTGAACCTGCAGCGCAGTCTGATAATTTCATCGATGAACTCGTGGACGCGGTCAAAGAGTTATCGCAAAATCGGACTGGAGCGCTCATCATGGTGGAAACCGATCAGCCGATTGATGAGCGTGATTTTTCTGTGCCTGGGGTCAGGCTCAATGCAGAGATTTCGCGGGAGCTGTTGCAAACTATTTTTCAGACGAGTACGTTGCTCCATGATGGTGCAGTGTTGATTCGAGGGTCTCGGGTGATTGCAGCAGGTGTGATTTTGCCAATTTCAGAGCGCTTGGCCTCACGCCAATTGGGGACTCGACATCGGGCGGCTATGGGGATTACCGAACGCGTAGAAAATTGCCTCTGTATTGTGGTTTCTGAAGAAACTGGATCGATTTCTCTCGCTGAACGAGGAAAGTTAAACCGTCCTCTAACCAGCAGTAAACTAAGGGAGCTGTTAGCTACCAGGCTGTCTCTGTCAGTGGATGGAGATTCTATGACACCGCAGCTACGCAGTCTTAGCAAGCGGCTACGGAGTCAGGGCCGATCGCTCCTACAGCATGTATTGCGCTTACCATCGTCCGCCTCTCGGGGAAAAAAATGA
- a CDS encoding isoprenyl transferase yields the protein MTAEPLVKSSLPTDLHADRLPHHVAVIMDGNGRWAQQRGLPRIMGHRRGVDTLKKLLRRCQDWGISALTAYAFSTENWGRPLEEVEFLMTLFERVLRQELAEMMAEKVRIQFVGNLAALPPSLQEEIDRAVKQTRDNPGIRFTVATNYGGRQEIVQACRAIAAQVKQGHLAPEEIDESMFSHYLYTAGLSDPDLLIRTSGEMRISNFLLWQLAYAELYVTDTLWPNFDEGEFHRALCAYQKRDRRFGKV from the coding sequence ATGACCGCTGAGCCCCTTGTGAAATCGTCTTTGCCCACCGATCTACACGCTGACCGTTTGCCCCATCATGTTGCTGTCATTATGGATGGCAACGGACGGTGGGCTCAACAACGAGGGTTGCCGCGCATTATGGGCCACCGGCGGGGTGTAGATACCTTAAAAAAATTGCTGCGGCGCTGCCAAGACTGGGGCATTTCAGCCTTAACAGCCTATGCATTTTCGACAGAAAATTGGGGGCGCCCCCTTGAAGAGGTGGAGTTCTTGATGACGCTGTTTGAACGCGTGCTGCGTCAGGAGCTGGCTGAAATGATGGCGGAGAAGGTGCGAATTCAGTTTGTGGGCAATTTGGCAGCGCTCCCCCCTTCTTTACAGGAAGAAATTGATCGCGCGGTAAAACAGACGCGCGATAATCCGGGAATTCGGTTCACGGTGGCGACCAACTATGGCGGACGTCAGGAAATTGTTCAAGCTTGCCGGGCGATCGCAGCCCAAGTCAAGCAGGGCCACCTTGCTCCAGAAGAAATTGATGAATCGATGTTTAGCCACTACCTTTACACAGCCGGGCTGAGCGATCCAGACCTGCTGATTCGCACCAGTGGTGAAATGCGTATTAGCAATTTTTTGCTATGGCAGCTAGCCTATGCCGAGCTGTATGTGACGGATACGCTCTGGCCCAATTTTGATGAGGGTGAATTTCATCGAGCCCTCTGTGCCTATCAAAAGCGCGATCGCCGTTTTGGCAAGGTGTAG
- a CDS encoding Lin0512 family protein yields the protein MNQKRLVIEMGMGVDQHGQDPTVAAARAVRNAIAHNALPGVWEVAGLQHPNEMRVSVQVAVPFPESVRQDDVLAVLPFGQKTLTLEAGGMIVPGRAIPELDDKNDDMYVAIAAVTVSIPA from the coding sequence ATGAATCAAAAACGATTGGTGATTGAGATGGGCATGGGGGTCGACCAGCATGGTCAAGACCCGACCGTTGCGGCAGCCCGTGCTGTTCGCAATGCGATCGCCCACAATGCTTTGCCCGGGGTATGGGAGGTCGCAGGTCTCCAGCACCCTAACGAGATGAGGGTATCCGTGCAAGTTGCCGTACCCTTTCCAGAATCTGTACGCCAGGATGACGTGTTAGCCGTTCTTCCCTTTGGACAAAAGACCCTAACCCTTGAAGCTGGGGGCATGATTGTCCCAGGCCGGGCTATTCCTGAACTCGATGACAAAAACGATGACATGTACGTTGCAATTGCAGCAGTCACGGTGTCTATTCCCGCCTAG
- the cobM gene encoding precorrin-4 C(11)-methyltransferase, translating to MTLSVEPVASASTPTLTPGVYILGAGPGDPDLITIRGQRLLQQADVIVYANSLVPRQVLSWAKPDAEKIGTASMTLESILPLMVERVRSGKSVVRLHSGDPSLYSAIHEQIQALSEAAVPFEVIPGISAFQAAAAKLNAELTIPGVVQSIILTRISGRTQVPATEELASLAAHQTSLCLYLSARHVEAAQAQLMAHYPADTPVAICYRLGWPDERILTVPLSAMAATTQQEDLIRTTLYVISPALAAAPARSRLYNPEHSHLFRQRAEE from the coding sequence ATGACACTTTCCGTTGAGCCAGTTGCCTCAGCCTCCACACCCACCCTCACCCCAGGCGTTTACATTCTCGGAGCAGGGCCAGGAGACCCTGATTTGATCACCATTCGAGGGCAGCGGTTACTCCAACAGGCAGACGTTATCGTATATGCCAACTCCCTCGTCCCTCGCCAGGTTCTCAGCTGGGCCAAACCAGACGCCGAAAAAATCGGGACAGCCAGCATGACCCTAGAAAGCATCCTGCCCCTCATGGTGGAACGGGTTCGCTCGGGCAAATCTGTCGTGCGCTTGCACTCTGGAGATCCCAGCCTCTACAGCGCTATTCATGAGCAAATTCAGGCGCTATCAGAAGCAGCCGTGCCTTTTGAGGTGATTCCAGGCATCAGCGCGTTTCAGGCAGCCGCCGCTAAGCTCAATGCTGAATTGACCATTCCAGGGGTAGTGCAGTCCATCATTTTGACTCGCATTAGCGGCCGCACCCAGGTACCTGCAACGGAGGAACTGGCTTCATTGGCCGCTCACCAAACCAGCCTGTGTCTGTACCTAAGTGCTCGGCATGTTGAAGCGGCTCAAGCTCAGCTAATGGCGCATTATCCAGCAGATACCCCCGTTGCCATCTGCTATCGCCTAGGGTGGCCAGACGAGCGCATCCTGACCGTACCTTTGTCAGCAATGGCTGCTACCACCCAGCAAGAAGATTTAATTCGCACGACCTTATATGTCATCAGCCCGGCACTAGCGGCTGCCCCTGCACGATCGCGCCTTTACAACCCTGAACATAGCCATTTGTTTCGGCAGCGCGCAGAAGAGTGA